One genomic region from Sphingobacterium sp. UGAL515B_05 encodes:
- a CDS encoding DUF5689 domain-containing protein, with protein sequence MNKKNIQAVYTSMLSAICIGLILFTGACKRDPEAPLLTKPIYEGPNANTTIAALKEKYANITDPKVIDEDLIIKALVTGNDISGNIYKQLYIQDETAAINLGVDQNSMYTTFRAGQEVFINLKGLSMVKYGSELQIGFSGTNANRIAWEIFKEHTKVNGWPNAANLTPLEVDLSKLDASMVNKLVIIKNVRFNNGGVNAFAGGTATVSEVVKDANGKTLDVRNSNFSSFAKDILPKGNGTLVGILGRYNGGWQLFLRDKTDVIDFDGTDAGTTPTDPETGGTIFNETFGNGTYPSGNRPKIADFTDFDMKAPVTYTEESGSADIRTATGISASVWLPANKDITLKIAGIQTANKTDLTLSYQLVPNIYNVGEATNLNAMKVKVNGTTYTIPSTPVAINSTDDRNKYYTVSIPNITAAATSTVEFIMTGADNAFGFRLDNIKIVSATGGNGSGNTIIVTK encoded by the coding sequence ATGAACAAAAAAAATATACAAGCTGTCTATACATCGATGCTATCGGCTATCTGTATTGGACTCATCTTATTTACAGGAGCCTGTAAGCGTGATCCTGAAGCCCCTCTATTGACTAAACCGATCTATGAGGGTCCCAATGCCAACACAACGATAGCCGCATTGAAAGAAAAATATGCTAACATTACCGATCCAAAAGTAATCGATGAGGATCTGATCATTAAAGCACTGGTGACCGGAAACGACATTTCGGGCAATATCTACAAACAATTGTACATTCAGGATGAAACTGCTGCCATCAATCTAGGAGTCGACCAAAATAGCATGTACACAACTTTCCGCGCAGGCCAGGAAGTGTTTATCAACTTAAAAGGCCTGTCCATGGTGAAATATGGCAGTGAACTACAGATCGGTTTCAGTGGAACCAATGCCAACCGTATCGCCTGGGAAATTTTCAAAGAACATACCAAAGTAAACGGATGGCCAAATGCGGCCAATTTAACGCCATTGGAAGTTGATCTTTCTAAATTAGACGCTTCGATGGTCAACAAGTTGGTGATCATTAAAAATGTGCGTTTTAACAACGGTGGTGTCAATGCTTTCGCAGGTGGAACGGCGACTGTTAGCGAAGTAGTCAAAGATGCGAATGGCAAAACATTGGATGTCCGCAACAGTAACTTCTCCAGTTTTGCTAAAGATATCCTTCCTAAAGGGAATGGAACATTAGTCGGAATATTGGGCCGTTACAATGGTGGCTGGCAGCTCTTCCTGCGTGATAAAACAGATGTGATTGACTTTGATGGAACTGACGCCGGAACAACACCAACTGACCCTGAAACCGGAGGAACAATTTTCAACGAGACATTTGGAAATGGCACCTACCCGAGTGGCAACCGTCCTAAAATTGCAGATTTCACCGATTTCGATATGAAAGCTCCGGTGACCTACACCGAGGAAAGTGGTTCGGCAGATATTCGTACAGCGACAGGAATCAGTGCCTCGGTATGGCTTCCGGCAAACAAAGATATTACACTGAAAATCGCCGGAATACAAACGGCCAACAAAACGGATCTTACATTGAGCTACCAACTTGTTCCTAATATTTACAATGTTGGTGAAGCAACCAACCTCAATGCCATGAAGGTGAAGGTCAACGGAACAACTTATACGATTCCAAGCACACCAGTAGCGATCAACTCAACAGATGATCGTAATAAATATTACACCGTCAGTATTCCAAACAT